Genomic DNA from Candidatus Hydrogenedentota bacterium:
CTCTTGATGTCGCCGATGGACTCCTGCAGGGCGAGGCGTTCATCGTCGAGGTCTTCGATGCGCTCGTCGAGGGTCTCCAACGTCGGGATAAGCGCATTCGCGTTCTCGGCGTTCACCATGGCGACGACGCCGTCCATTGACTCACCCGGAACGAGAGCGAAGAGGCGCTTGTCGATGTCGTGCAGGAGTCCTTCAATACGCTGCCGTTCGGCAGCGCCTTTTTCCGCGTCAGGCAGCGCGGCGGCATCTTCCACGCGCGCCTCGGCGCACAACGCGGCCAGCTCACCTTCCGCACGGGCCAGAGCCGCATCCGCGGCGCGATGGCGCTCCTCTTCCTCGCGGAGTTGCTTCGTCAGGCGCTTCTGTTCGCCGTCCGCTTCCCGATTCTGCTTCAGCGCCTGATAGAGGGACCGTACGACGGCGTACTCGTCCCCTTCGGCCTCCAGCCCAACTGCCGAAGCCAAGGCACGGGCCTCGCGCCGAAACTCGGCGTCGTCCCGCAAGATAAAATCCACGCGCTGCTGAAGCTCCACCGAACTTGCGTGCTTCATCAGTACCTCGTCGATCGCCTCCACGATGGCGAGAGCCTCTGCACCGACGGCATCCGGACGGGCGCCGATGACCTGCATCATTGCCGACCAGGCATCGCGCCAGGCATCTTCTTCCTCCCGCGCGCGGGTGAGGGACGCTTTGGCGGCGGGGCAATCCACGCGCTCAAGTTTATCCAGCGTCTTTTCCAGATGAATGCGCTGTTGGGCGATCTCGCCCTGCCGCTTCAATTCAATCTCGGCGTGTTCGGTCAGGGCCGCCAGAGACAGCCCGGAGACGCCTTCGAGGCCGCAGTTTTCCAAGGCCTTGCTCAAATCGGCGTAGTGCTTCGCGATGGTCTCGCGCAGGACACCGGCTGATTTCTCACTCTCGTGCAGTGCGGCAATCTCTCCCTGAATCGCATCAACGGATTTGCGCAACACCGCCATCTCCGCCGGACTGCGGGGTTCGATACCAGCGGGCGCCCACAGCGTGGACCAGGCGGACTCGAGTCGCTCATGGTGCGCGGAAGCCGCCACCAGAGCATCTTCCTGTTGTGTGCATTTCTCTTGAAGCAGGAGCAGCGCGCTTTCCAGTTGTGCGCGCTGCGCAACGCGATCGGCCTCCGTGCGGAGACGATCAGACAGATCGTCGGCATCCGCCGTCAGGGCCGCAACGGCGTCCGCCAGGTTCTGGACCTCCGGGTGACGCTCGCGGATGTCGTCCACGATAGCGCGTACTTCGGGGGCGGAGACCTGATTGGGCGGCGTGGCCCTTTCCCAGGCAGCCCGCGCGAAGGCCCAACTTTGCTGACGCTGGCCCCGCGCTCTTTCAAGTGCTTCGAGGGAAGGTGCGTGAAACTGATGTTGATAGGCGGCGAGGTCAGACTTGGCCCGCTCCCGCTCCGCCACGCTCGCGGCCAACTGTTTCTCCGCCTCAATGACGCGTCGCGCCGCTTCCCCCAAATCTATTCGAAACTGCTCGATGCTCTCCAACGAGGGAAGGGGCAGGACTTCCAGGGCTTCCATCGCACCTGACCAACAGCCCAGACGAGCGATGCCCGACCGTATGGACTGAATCAATGCTTCCGTACGCGCTTCACATTCGCGCAGCATGACCTCACTGTCGCCGGCCTTGCGAACGCGCTTTAGTACTGCTTCGAGAAGCGCCGTGTCGGCGGTTGCGCCCGTACGGGCGTGCTCCGCAATCGTCTGCTCCCGCTGCCGTTCAACATGGTCGAGGGTGGCAGCGGCGTGGTTCACGGCATCCCGGCAGGACTGGCCGCGCCGGTCCAATTCCACCAGACGCTGCTTCTGGCCCGGCGGCAGGCGCAATTCCTCAGCCTGGTCCAGCGACCAGTGGGGACGAAGGTGGTGGAGTGTACGTTCCGCCTCATCGCGCAGACGCGCAAGTTCGGGGGCAAGCTTGCGCTCGAGGTCGTTTCGAGCTTTCTCATTGACCCCGAGCTCCAGATGGAGCTTTTCGATTTCGTCTTCGCGGGCCAGCAACAGCGTATTGACGTTTAGTGGCTCCAACTCCAGCTTCAAGCGAGCGATGGCATCGCCAGCCTGCGCGAGGATCTCGCGCGCGTTTCGACCAGCGTTTTGCGCGTGAATACGCCGTTCGGAGAAATCCGTGGGCAGCAAAACCGCCGCCGACACGGGCGCCAGCGCCTCGAGCAACGCCGCCCGCCGGGATACGAGCGGCAGCGCCTCCTGGATGCGTTTCAAGCGCGCCTGCTCGGCGCGGGCCTCGCCAAGTTGTCCATCAAGCTCCGTGCGGCGCGCCTCGGCGGCCTGCCGTTCACTCTCCAGCGTTTCCCACTCGCGCGAAGACAGTTGCGCCACCTTAACGGCCTTGCGCGTGGTGGCGAGTTGGCCGAGGGCGCTGTTGATGCGCGGCCTGGATGCGCTGGGCTTGAAGAGTTCGCCCGCGTCGCTGTCGAGCTTGGCCAGGAGCGCGCGGAGCTGGCCCATGCCCGACGCGGCGGAAAAGAGAGCCTGGCCCACATCGCCTTCGCCCTGAACGAGCGCCTGGCCGCCGCGAACCAGTTGGTCATGGGTGAGCCCGAAGAGGTTGCGGAAAGCATCCACATCCACCCCGCCAAGATAGGGCGCGAGGACATCGTCGGGCAGGGCTGTTTTTTCGTCTTCGGCCAGAAGCGTGGCCTTGTTGCCCTTGCGGCGATAGAGCGTGATGCTTTGCTTTTCATTGGCGAGGGTCGCACCGATACGCAACTCCGCCATTCGGTGGAGGAAATCGTCCGCCGTGCGAGTCTCGATACCGTAGAGCAATTGGGTGATCGCGCGGAGGGTCGTGCTCTTGCCGGCCTCGTTGGGCCCGTGAATGAGATGGAGCCCTTCTTTCCCGCCGGAGAGGTCGAGGCTGCGATCGGTAAAGGCGCCGAAGGCTTTGAGGTGGAGCCGCTGGATTTTCACTCGCCCATCTCCAGGCGCTGCCCGACCGCGCGCAGGAGCGCCTCGGATTCATCGAGCCATTCCACGAGCCGCTGGGGCTGGTCGAGGCCGAGGGCGCTTTCGCCTTCCGCGAGTTCCACGGGCAGTTTTCCATGCAGCGGTTCAAGCAGGGCGGCCAGTTCAGCGAGAGAAGCCTCGTCCGTCTTCATGAAGGCGATCACGTGCGCCAGTTCCGCGAGGGGCCCCTCGTCGAGGGGCTCGCCGGCGGACTTCGGCACGGTAGTGCGCACTTTCACCT
This window encodes:
- a CDS encoding AAA family ATPase — its product is MKIQRLHLKAFGAFTDRSLDLSGGKEGLHLIHGPNEAGKSTTLRAITQLLYGIETRTADDFLHRMAELRIGATLANEKQSITLYRRKGNKATLLAEDEKTALPDDVLAPYLGGVDVDAFRNLFGLTHDQLVRGGQALVQGEGDVGQALFSAASGMGQLRALLAKLDSDAGELFKPSASRPRINSALGQLATTRKAVKVAQLSSREWETLESERQAAEARRTELDGQLGEARAEQARLKRIQEALPLVSRRAALLEALAPVSAAVLLPTDFSERRIHAQNAGRNAREILAQAGDAIARLKLELEPLNVNTLLLAREDEIEKLHLELGVNEKARNDLERKLAPELARLRDEAERTLHHLRPHWSLDQAEELRLPPGQKQRLVELDRRGQSCRDAVNHAAATLDHVERQREQTIAEHARTGATADTALLEAVLKRVRKAGDSEVMLRECEARTEALIQSIRSGIARLGCWSGAMEALEVLPLPSLESIEQFRIDLGEAARRVIEAEKQLAASVAERERAKSDLAAYQHQFHAPSLEALERARGQRQQSWAFARAAWERATPPNQVSAPEVRAIVDDIRERHPEVQNLADAVAALTADADDLSDRLRTEADRVAQRAQLESALLLLQEKCTQQEDALVAASAHHERLESAWSTLWAPAGIEPRSPAEMAVLRKSVDAIQGEIAALHESEKSAGVLRETIAKHYADLSKALENCGLEGVSGLSLAALTEHAEIELKRQGEIAQQRIHLEKTLDKLERVDCPAAKASLTRAREEEDAWRDAWSAMMQVIGARPDAVGAEALAIVEAIDEVLMKHASSVELQQRVDFILRDDAEFRREARALASAVGLEAEGDEYAVVRSLYQALKQNREADGEQKRLTKQLREEEERHRAADAALARAEGELAALCAEARVEDAAALPDAEKGAAERQRIEGLLHDIDKRLFALVPGESMDGVVAMVNAENANALIPTLETLDERIEDLDDERLALQESIGDIKSKLARMNGGSQAADAAAEAQGLIASIAEDAEEYARLRIAHFALSRAIEHYRAANQEPMLARAGEIFRTLTLGSFAELRADVDDRDRHVLLGVRAETASLVEVAGMSEGTADQLYLALRIASLERHLERHAPIPFVLDDILVNFDDARAAAALEVLAGLSERTQVIYFTHHQHLVELAKAEVGTKTLFVHALNG